From the genome of Rhinolophus ferrumequinum isolate MPI-CBG mRhiFer1 chromosome 24, mRhiFer1_v1.p, whole genome shotgun sequence:
CGTGTTTTAATTCTATTCACtctctgttgaatgaatacaGTAAGTGTATACAAACTGTAAATACAGATCAGAATATGAAGAGCCTATTAACTAGGTCAGAACCAGATATAAGTAATTAATgcaccttgttttattttctcctggcAATAGGCATGGCACTAGCCTCTTATTCTATTTCTGAATTGCTCATACCAGGCATTTCAATGAGATTGTTTCAACAACCATCTTAATACAATCCTAAAGCAAACCCTAAATTTGCCGCAACTTAGAAATAAGGTCTTCATTCTCCCTGCAAATTCCCTATTGGAGGGCATCACTGGGCCCAAATCAAAACAATATCCTGAATCAAAACATTACCAACTTTTCTAGACATTTGCCAGTCTCTTCTCTGCTATAAGTACTTAACAAAAGTGAACAAAGCCGCACAAACTTTAGaaaaatttacaatttaaaaggGGAAAGCTAATTTTAAATCCAAATTATAGATTTCCTAAGGTATTTCCAAATCCCAATTGTTATTCTAGTTGACGTGTATCTTTCTtcaatataaacaatattaagtACAACTTGCTCAAAAAGGGGTCAActcaatattttgtaaaattagaaACTCAGACCCACTAATGCAGGTTGTTGATTTTAGTAATAGTTCCAAATTCTTTGCCTGCAGCCCTTCATATCTATATTCCTGTCTATTCTACTTAGAACTAGTCTAAaattactatttatatattttcccatcaaattacatatatgttagctatattttaaaaactttttaaaaaacccatatAGAGACACACCATCAAGTCATGCAACTGGACTTCAGAGTAGGAATTCTTTTATCTCATCTTTTAGGTCTCCAGTTCCATAACTATAAATGAGTTGTACAGATATTCCTTCCAAATGAACAGTCAGTTTTCTGGCCTATATATTCTAGAAAACTAAAAGGGAGAAATACTCTACCACTTCTAACTTCTGAGAATTCTAGGAATAAGGACATCTTTGGCTTTTACAACTCCACTTGCTAATCCTATGCTTTAGCCACTTTTCTTAGACCACTGGAGATTTGGCCCAAGACTAGTTTTCTCTCTGCATGGGGAAAAAATTTACCCATTTGATTATctccataaaacaagaaaatgcctcattttaccttttctaaagagaaatgtaaagaaaagggtACAATTACCCAATTCTCTATCTCCATCCACAAATGAATCTAGCTGCTTAAGAAATTTCCTTTTGAATAGAACACTGATATGCAGCTATTGGGTTCGTGTTTAGTTCTTTAAAACTTGTTTCCTTATTGAAACTGCAGATGGAATATGCCAGATTGCCAGCTTAAAATGGAGGGAATACTTGGCTTAAGTGGAGATCACGCACATTTGTGATTGTTTCAAACCCTTTCCTCAAAGGAATGGACTACATAAAATcatgactattttctttttctttccaacgGCTTCTGAAACAGATCTGGCTTATGCCACAAGAGCAAATTTGCCAAAGCACTTAACTATATTAGCAAAACCACTGTTAAAACTCACCTGATCATTACGCGGAGCCTTGGAATTACGTATTTTAGGCTCTGCCTTGTTTAAACCTTTCTGAACCTTATATatcaaactttcaaaaatatctgaACAAGTTCATTAATCTGAAACAAATACTTGGAAAGTCTTTTAAGCTACTTCCTTAAAACCCCTCAATCACGATGTGAACTTCTTTCAACCTGTTATaataagagaattttaaaagtagtatAGTTGTTTCTGTTTGCAGGAAAGAATATGTTCCATTCAAGTGAAATATCttggttttttttcaattgtgtgtTCATTATAATCAAAAAGCATTGACTGAGTTCCCCAGAagatattctattttcttttgcagaaatCGGTACATAAATCATAGAAGTTCATAACCTTAAGGAAGCTGACAGAAGTCTATTGATTTTCAATCTCCATTAATCTTTTCATCATTATTAATCTCATAGTAACTAAGATATTTCAAATTGGATTACTTAGAAATCCACAAAAAGTTgctctttaaaaatttcacatttcCAAAAGTGTGAAACGATATTATTATCAAATTTAAGTTAGATACAAAAAGCATgaaagcaacttaaaaaaatcttGGGATAAAATTGCCTCCATAGGAAATCTGATATATTTTTCACTAATACAaagctaaaaatgaaaagaaatcaattcTTAGGGACACGTGGACCATGTAGAAAAATGAGCTAAGTTACTAGTCCCAAAAGCAGTGATACCTGAGGCAGAagaccaaagagaaaagagactggTTGTAATTAcccaaatataaaaaatgaagcaTGTGATGAAATattaaagttaaaagtaaaaaaactGAAACCCACACATTTATGAGAAACTGGCGGGAGAAGGGTCTCAAATCTAGAAGCAGCGTCAGACCTCTATACTACAAAACCTCATTAAGAATATACTAATCAATCACTATTTGAATTTTATCTGTATTCAGATATATTGATAGGGCAAATAAGATTTTTCACCTCCTCTATACAGATAAAAGAATAACTTTCTACCACCTTGaaatttttcaaagctttttgagaaacacacacaaataatttgGATTTAGTCGATTTTatttacagctttttttttttacatttcagagCATTACACaattacattttctcattttctgaccTGCAAACAGATACCTTAAacggaaatttttttttttaattatcaaattaGGTACATCCAAAATGCAACAATTACACATATGACAATTAATTCACAAAGTGTAATTTACCAGGACGTATCCTAAGAATTTAGGAACCACCAGTCAGGAGAAATCTGACCAAATTTAGTAATCAACTATTTACATATCCAAAGACAAACCTATTTAAACTCCCAAACCAGAAGTTTGAAAGTTTCTGTTAAATCCCCATTGGATGAAGGAGAGAGACACATGACCTAGCCAGCCTTGACAGTATTAATCCCAAATACTGAGCTATTTCCCCAGTCTGCAACTGAATAGCAAGCATCTCACTTTGTCAAACACCTAAGTATCAAGCTCGTGCGCCATTCTGCACATAGAAAGGCTATGTgttcattaattaaaatacaagtaGTCATTAAATATCCATACTATTCCCCCCAGCTCACCAGCCCTTACTGCAATCCAATATGCAACCTTTGTCACATAGTGACAGGCTGTATTAGATATATAGTATgtacgtatatacacacacatatgtacatgtgtatatacacacacacacaatactagGTACAAATGGCAATTAACAGTCCCTGCAAAAATTCATTTTCAGTGGAGGCTATGGTTCCTATGCCTTCGGATGGTTTTAGacttcaaaactgaaaaatactgctaaaatctcactttttaaaacaaaacttgattGCTTGTTCAGTTTAGCTTCTCAGTCTAAAAATGGTTATAAGTATAAAAAAGCAGCCAACAGAGTACAATTTCTCTCTCTAATTTGGCCAAGCTATTCGGTAGAAGTTACTCCTAACTAGACTAGACAATCTGGCGCCTTCCAATGGCTCTTGCCTACCTTGCTGTCCATGTTCACGTTTCAAACTGTGTCAACAGAGCCCGTACTTCTGGGGTCAGCTGCTTGGCAGCCTTAGCTGCCTCTGTGATAGCCTTTCGATACAGGCCCTTTCTCTTCTTATTAAAGCGTGACTGGAAGTTTTCTAAAAAGGGGGACAGTTGTGAAAGAGCAAGGAAAGATGTTGTTGGAGACCCGAACCATGAAATACGGGCCTCCTGTCGAACTAAAAGGCCGTTATCTTTCCGGCTCACAGTTATAGTAAGAATACGGGCTGGCCACCAAGGGAAGCCATATATCTTCGCCCAAACAATGTCCCCTACACATATGGTCCTGCCATCTGGTGTGACGCATTTAGAGACGTTTTTGGAAAAGACTTTCATTTTCAAGGAATTAGTgagctttttctcttcctttgaagAGGGTGTGGAGGAGGTGGAAGGTGCATGCATACTGCCTGGAGGAAAATCAAAGCTTTCAGAACTACACTCGGAGTTAGAGGACTTCAGATCATCCGTGCTATCAAGGCTACACACTGAAGCACTGGATGAGTCAGATTTCTTTTGATTTAGGGTCATGTAAACAGAGATATTGTTTCTGCTGCCCTTTTTGCCCATTGTCTGTGGTTCATCCTGCTCACCAGTCACAAGCACTTCATTTGTGTCCTGAACCTCACTGCTGGCCTCTTCAGGACCTTCTGAGGGACCCTGATTTTCTGAAGGGGCCTCACCTGCTGCGCGGGTAGAGGTGCAACGAGACTGGGGCTTGGGTGCCATCTTGCCACTCCGAATTTTCTCAAGTCCTGTCTTCAGAGAAGagtcattttcttcattcctgTACCTTTGTGGTTTTAAACGAACCCGGGGTGGAAGGGAACCTGAGCTAGAATTCTGATATCGACGTGTAAAATGGACTTTTGAATGTGCATTTTTGGACGTAGAGGTTTCACTTTGCTtcttttgtgccttttctttgGCAATTTTCAACACTTCCCGAGCTTTTGCATGATCCATGTTCTTACTCTGGAGCACTTTTTTAGTACTTAACTGAGCTTTTGATGTATTTGCCTGAGCAGAAACTTTGACTACTCTGCCTCTGCTGTGAGCAATATTTGAAACCTTAACCACAGCATTTCTTTTCTGgctttcattttggtttttcccATCTACTTTATGgtcagttttcagttttttgttcaCAGTAGTTACACTTTCATTTCTCCGttttttatcttcatatttaGAAGAGTCACTTGCACTGCTAcctttcctaatttcctttttttcagcaACAACACTGTTTTTACATTTGTCACACAGGACTTGCCTGGGTCGTAGTTTAATAGCATTCATTATTGAAGTAGGTTCTTCCCTGTACATTTTTCGTTTGGGTCGCTTAATTTTCCGAGGAGGTGGCTGAGGTATTGATTGGTTATATGTGTCCCTGATAAACAAAGGGGGAGGATAAGGTGCTCCTTCATGGAAGAGAGGTGGTGGTTTGGAAGTCCACAGGCTTTCAGCCAAGCTCAGCTCGGGAGGCGGGACTGGAGAAGGGTCATTGGGAACAGCACCATTCACTTCACACTTGACTTCTGTCCCTTCTTGGAATGTAGTACTTTGGAGCTGCATGGCTTCAGGTTTATCCTTATATTCCCTTTTGGGAAATACTGTCACAGGGATCCCATGGGGCCCAAAccttagaaagaaatgaaaaaaaaaaataaaatagaagtcatTAAGTTAATGTCtataattcattttcttaaacaatacctaatgtttatttatttgcatgaCTTTTCCTGAACACTACTTCATAttaaagagcaaaaacaaaaaattatttcatattaaagagCAACACCTACTGACCACCTCCCCCCCAAAATCCCAAAGCCCTCCATATCTTATTGGTCCCACATTTTAGGTTAAAACAGAAATACTCAAATGGCTGCTCTAAGCAATGCTAGAATAGCTGAACTTATTTAAAGTAGACCTTTCCAGTCTTGAATCAGAAAGGATACCAGATACCTTAATATTAAACAACATTTGATATTATTATGTTTGCTGAACTATACACAACACgtccaataaatgtaattataaatcTGTAACACATGTAATCTTCCGCTGCTTATAAGTTTTTCAAAAGCTTCACAAAACAAATTCAGCCTTAACTACCCAAAAATTTTGGGTAGTTAATATTGGGTAATATTAATTGCTAAAGTTTCAAAGATCGTTGCTCCTTCATTCTTGCACCCTAACTCTTAACCCATTCATCCACACCACCTCCcccacacaaataaataaataaataaataaataaataaataaacatataaatactAGAAATTCAGATATTCAAATTACCTCAAAAGCAGACAGATACAGAGTTGTGgctttctaactttttaaaatcacatcacacgttaagaaataatttcaaattgcAATGCAATAAAAATGCTTATATACAATACATGCATGCATCTACACATATTAAATACACACACTTAACCAAGTTTCACTAAATACTTAACCTTATAGTATATGTACATAAcgataatttttttctattttggtcgATTTGTTTTAATCCTAGACACATAAAATGGATTTCAAAAACTCTAGGTCTAGACCCAGTTTGCAAAGTACTGATATAGAACACAAATCTTTATAGAACACAAAACTTCCTCAAAGGACCAATTCGCAGTCTCTAATAAAACAGGGGCCAATAGCTTTGTTTCTTATGTAGACTCAGAAGTAACTGTGGCTTAATCTGCCTGGGTTAAACATTAAGAATCCTTAAACCAAACTCACTAAACTCAGATTcctacacataaaaataaaatcacactagcaaataatttcattatatacatgttaattttaaatactgaGTCAAACAGCATCAAACACAGTGTAATTATAACGCCAATCCTTTAAGGCAGAGGTGCTTAGAACCCAAGGATCAGCATCAGGCCGTCAGGCTGAACCTGACATCAGATGCAAATGTTTTACATGTCTGTTTTCCTGGAGAACTTGGTTCTCAGATTCTCTAAAATGTCCTTATGCCCCCAAAGGTTCAGAATACCTTTCTTGAGAAGAAATCTTGAGATTAGGTAATTTATGGTGGTAGGTGCATCTAAAATCAGGCAAGGATAGAGGACGAGCCAACACCACCAGGATATCTGGATCTAACACCTAAATAGTTTTCTCCCTAAAGCCTTGTTAGCTTGGCTACTACAAACCAACAACTTATAACAAATACTtataaatcacaaaggaagaggaaagtcttttttttttaaccgcgGGTGGGATAAGTTTGGGTCTGGGAAGGACACCCTCCCGTTAGACTTTACAAAATGTGGGTTTTGTATTCTAGCATAGCATTAACTACTTAATTGCAAGGCACTTCGACATTTAGCCTTTTCTTATatataggtgctcaataaacactttttCAAGATGACAGGACAAAGAAGAGGTGTATTCTGTGTTTTAATCCAGAGCTACATAAAACAATACAACTTATTTGAGGTAAGACTATTTgtattaacaataaaatttcctGATTCATAAGAAGCCATCATTTTGTCCCCATTACACTTTCACATTTCCATATCTGAACAAACAAcaaatttccttcccttttttagAAATAACTAAAACATAATCATCTTAACATTGGAGATAAAGTTTCACAGCTGTTTCTTATCAACCTTGTATCCTTGGGCATTACTAAAACTCTCTGAATTCCGTTTTCACATGCATAAAATGGATAAACACTATCTTAAAGGATCCAGGTCAATAAATGCTAGCCATTTTTCTTggctaaaatttatttcatttaatatacttCATTCAAGTAATTTGATCTTATTTTCAACTAATAATTAACTAGAGTTTGGGATCTTTTCTCTATCTTTAGCTTATAATCTCAATGTGAGGATGACCCAGCCAATTATTAAAGTTGTTTATGTCAAATAAGCTGTGGAATCTAATGTTTACCCTCATGGAATTTCGTTAACATTAATTtcacatctgtttttttttttccttgtctttcactCTTAAGTAGATAAAATACAAGTATTAAATGTTGTTAGTAACACAGGGAGGCGCTTAATTGGGTAATGATGAATGGAAAATGCAGGCATCAAAAGAACTGggaaaaaagtacaaactggtaatTCTGGGTGGGGGGTGATTGGCAAAAgcagaaaaagttttaaataataaaacttccTCAAAGGAACAAAAGATAcatcactttaaaaagaaaacggAATCAATGTCCTACTCCATCTCAGTAATCATGCTGTCACTCTCATGGACAACACTTAATACCGTGGGAGTGTTTCAAACTGAGGGTGGAGATGTTGGTTGTAAAATCAGTTTCGAGGGTTGCAActctgattaaaattttaaaagaaattagtgTAAATACAGGTAACACAGGTAACTACAatgaatgtttcatatatatatatatatatatatatatatgaattcacatgcaaaatatatttgtaaCTATGCTCAAATTTTTGAAAGCTACTTAACCTATGAAACTGTAACCTTAAGAATATAAAgtagggcagccagatggctcagttggttagaccgcgagctctgaacaacagggttgccagtttgattcccagatgggccagtgagctgtgcccgccacaactagattgaagacgagTTGTCATGGCCGAGATGtcgtggccggatggctcagtttgttagagcgagGGCTCTCAAAAAGTTTGCCGgttcacttggagctgagctgcgcactccacaactagtggtacctcggttttctaatgtaatccattctggaagaccgagttctgaaacgttcgaaaaccgaggcacggtttccccatagaaagtaatgcaaaatggattcaTCCGTTCCAGacatttaaaatcaacccctaaaactgcaaatttaacatgaattttactatctaatgataccacagatccataaaatttacagcattcgtaaactgaaatgttcgtcaacggagacgttcgaaaaccgaggtactactgtagattgaaggacaacaacttggagctgatgggtcctggagaaacatactgttccccaatattccccaatcaaaaaaaagaaaaaaaaaagaatataaagtagcCACAAAACTATCGCGTCTTAAAAATCCTCAAATCTAATTTCTCAAGTGGTCTGTGGAAATCTGCAGCACAATACCGGTGTTTGAAAATTGAGATTCCTAAGCCCTGCCCCACGGCCGACTGACACTCCCCCACTTCTCCGCTATGGTAGAACCCAGGATCGGAATTTTTAGCAAGCACTtttgctttagctttttctaAGATGAAGGTATTTTTATGTTCCATGTAAATGCTCACTAAAGGATGACCTCAGCAGAGGAAGATTTTAATGACTGGTGGAGAAGAAGGCTAATTAGAACCCTTGCTTGAGAACTTTTTCTAAAAGAACTTTTTACAAATACTCCAGGAACTGGGTAATAAGACACAAAGTATGTCTCCTCTTTTCCCCACCCCTTCTTTGTACAGCAGGAAGATATTTACTAATGTATTAGTGACTCATTCTAACCCTTACCCATTTCAGTCTTCTTTAACCACTACTCcaaaattttaaaggcaaaatattCACGAATtatggtttaaataaaaacagcttCTGGGGAAAACCATACGAATTGTACACGAGACCTTTCTGTACAATCTATACAACTTCCTGTGAACCTGTAAAGCTTTTAAGTAGAGCAATCTTCTTAACAATTTAGGAATACTGAGTGCTAAAATTTTGAGGGAGAATACTTGGGCTTAATAGTTATTTTGTGTAAAGGCAAGAGCAAATCATTATAAAAAGAATCCTCAGCtaatataaagataaaacaaatgtaGAGTATTTAAGCCAAATTCAAAATGTGACTATTATAGGAAGTAGgagaatattttctattaattggGTTCCACTTTAgctatttgaattttattgatgATTCTAGCTGACTAAATGAAGCCTTTATTTGCCCACTAATAAGCTTTACAAAACTAAGGTATTCGCTCAAGATTTCTAGCATTATCAATCCTGTACCTAAATATGCACTTCTTGGAATGAAGCTCATGACCATCACCCAGATTCCTTTTACAGAGGAATACctcaaacaaaactaaaaacgtTTACCAACAACTATTCAACTTTGTAAAATGTCAGATATATCGATAATTCTTACCTCTTATTCTTATAGTGTTTTCTAAATGCTGACATAGTGTTCAGCAGCATTAATTTCACAGCAACCTCAATCACCTCATCTCTGACCTAGGAGtatattcttttccttcctttttacaaCCATTTAATAGTGCACAACTGATTCTTAATTCTGGTTGTTGCCAAGCTGCAACTGCAGGAGattctttttaaactattatacactaaaaataaagaaactaacaGCTAAGGCATTACAAACCTTAGGCATGCCAACAGAGGTCCTGAAGAATTCAACACTGAGGAAAAAAAGTTCAGGAAGGTTAACTGAGACAGGCCCCTGGCTGGACCAAACCTCTCTCCAATAAATGGATCAACAGAGACAAAAAGAACACATTCCCTCCCAGAATTCTTTTCCCATAAAGAATCTACAGTAGGAAAAATTTATGTTCAATTAGCcacttaaaaataatactcagattaattttatttcaaagaaaaggttTTCAGAAAATACCTCTCCTTAAATTAGCAAGAGATTAAATCATAAAGGGGAGAAAACTGTGAAGCAAGCTTATTTTGGTTTACATTTCACCTCTGTTATATTGGTTATGTCAGTTTAATCTAAGCACAAATGAAATTAGTTCAACACTCAActatatgaaatagaaaatttacaaaataaaaacatacactatgcctcaaaaaactgaaaatacaagccacttctgggtatatatccaaaataattgaaaacaccGTCTCAGAGGGGTATTTGCAACCCCattttcacagcagcattacttacaatagccaaaaaggtagaaacaacccaagtgcccatcaaggGACAAACGGGTAAATCAAGTgtgttatatacatacaatgcaatatcattcaaccttaaaaaggaaatcctgtcacgttacaacatggatgaaccttgagaacattatgctaagtgaaataagtctgtcacacacaaaaaaagatactatgattccacttatataaaatatctaacgtagtcaaattcatagaaagcaGAATGATAGTTGCCAGAGACTgaagggaggggaaaatggggaattGTTTAATGGGTGTAGCTTTAGTAatgcaagatgaaaagttctggagatctatttcacaatgtgaatgtactgaactatacacttaaaaatggttaagataagTTGGCCCATTTTATGTGCTACCTACGTAGAGTGGAAAGTTTGATGAGAAGTAGTATATTTTCATGGTGGTAAAGGAATTATTAATGCAAGAGAAGTAACAGTAACTAGATGGGAGAATAACAGGAAAACACCCTGACCTGAGGGAGAATCCATCACAAACGATGAGGGCAAATGATGATCACAGGCCTGCAGATGAGCACCGAGAACACGCGGCCTGTATAACCTGAACCTTTCATGAGCAAGTGTCAGACAACCCCAAATTGTGGAATAGTCTCTATTACACTTGTATTTTATATTGCAACGAAATGCAATATATGATCATTTACTGGAGGAGGGGAAAAGTTTTAAAGGACACTATtggaaaaattgacaaaataatgaaatatgggCTGCAAATTAGATAAAAGTACTCTGTCAATGTTTCCTGAATTTGAAAACTATATTGTGGTATGTACAAGAATATCTTTGATCTTAGGGAATGCTCAAGTATTAAGGAGTAAAGGAACCTACTCTCAAATagttcaaggaaaaaaatgtttacataaagaatgacaatcaataatgttataaagattttgtagggtatccgatggacacttatcttgttagggagaccacttcatggatggtgtagatgcctgaacactgcattgtacacctgaagctgaatctgaacaataatgaatgtcaactacaattttatatatatatatattagcattaggaatagagacagtggaaacgtaatggctctgtgcgatgtcagaggggtagtagactgggggagggtgattgtcactgtgtgagggacataaatgataaatgtctaactattgcattgttttgtgcacctgaaactaatttaaaaaaaaaagaatgacaaagcaaatgtagcaaaatgttaAGAATTAGTGAATCCAGATAGAGTGCATGAGTTCTCTGCTAtgcctgaaattatttcaaaatagaaaactaaactagtttttaaaagtatgatcTTAAATTTAGTTTACCTCCGTTCCACCAAAACTTTTaaggtatataaaaaaaaagaaaatgtcctatTTAAGCATAAATGCCAGTAAACTCACCTCAAGTACCAGTAAGCACAAAATTCTATATTCAAATACAAGTACGCTCATTATAGTCAAATAGTATAAAACTAGGTCCTAGCCCTAGGACCCAACTACAGTAGGTGAGACTAGAATGCAACAGTCATTGCCAAGAGGCTACAGactggagagaaagaaatcacTATGTATTAGTGATCAGGCAATGGGCTTTGCATCAAATGGGACATTTAGAAGGGCCCGAGCTGATTAAATGAAGACTGAAATGAGGAGTGGTGAAGTAAGAGTGATTACCCATTTTTGAAAGTTGGTAACCAAAAggttgcttttaaaaaagtaaaacactgaGCAGGTGTGATAAAAGTCAACAGATAACCAGGTGCAGCATAGGAATCACCAGTCAGCAACATGATTCCCTCTTCCACAGGAGACAGGTAAGGATTCAGAGGCTTCAACAAGCAATAAAAGTAATCCATCTGGCAGAAAGAGGAGGGTGGCGTTATGAGGGTTAGGTAAGTGTGGTGGGCAGAGAACACTAGTCTCTTAACAAGACGGCCAATGAAGGCTTGATTAGTGATGAAATTGAAAGTGGCtaaatcattttgttaaaaactTAAGCTCAGCTATAGTCCACTCCCATTATTTAATAAAAGGCGAGCacaaaaaaaatctccctttccCTA
Proteins encoded in this window:
- the PWWP2A gene encoding PWWP domain-containing protein 2A isoform X3 produces the protein MAAVAAEAAATAASPGEGGAGEAEPEMEPIPGSEAGTDPLPVTATEASVPDGEADGQQSSPQADEPPLPPPPPPPGELACSPEAAGLELEAEEKLPTRVVEPAAVAPQEGPDLPPCPAPPPEQPPTPEERQEPQLPQPAAPALVPPAGGDSAVSQLIPGSEVRVTLDHIIEDALVVSFRLGEKLFSGVLMDLSKRFGPHGIPVTVFPKREYKDKPEAMQLQSTTFQEGTEVKCEVNGAVPNDPSPVPPPELSLAESLWTSKPPPLFHEGAPYPPPLFIRDTYNQSIPQPPPRKIKRPKRKMYREEPTSIMNAIKLRPRQVLCDKCKNSVVAEKKEIRKGSSASDSSKYEDKKRRNESVTTVNKKLKTDHKVDGKNQNESQKRNAVVKVSNIAHSRGRVVKVSAQANTSKAQLSTKKVLQSKNMDHAKAREVLKIAKEKAQKKQSETSTSKNAHSKVHFTRRYQNSSSGSLPPRVRLKPQRYRNEENDSSLKTGLEKIRSGKMAPKPQSRCTSTRAAGLNKWQLLHQTVTNPAAPLQCLTDHCGFRLGALKLTVKRAGLTKTLAGCWFHGPVTTVTEQQSIRTE
- the PWWP2A gene encoding PWWP domain-containing protein 2A isoform X6 — its product is MAAVAAEAAATAASPGEGGAGEAEPEMEPIPGSEAGTDPLPVTATEASVPDGEADGQQSSPQADEPPLPPPPPPPGELACSPEAAGLELEAEEKLPTRVVEPAAVAPQEGPDLPPCPAPPPEQPPTPEERQEPQLPQPAAPALVPPAGGDSAVSQLIPGSEVRVTLDHIIEDALVVSFRLGEKLFSGVLMDLSKRFGPHGIPVTVFPKREYKDKPEAMQLQSTTFQEGTEVKCEVNGAVPNDPSPVPPPELSLAESLWTSKPPPLFHEGAPYPPPLFIRDTYNQSIPQPPPRKIKRPKRKMYREEPTSIMNAIKLRPRQVLCDKCKNSVVAEKKEIRKGSSASDSSKYEDKKRRNESVTTVNKKLKTDHKVDGKNQNESQKRNAVVKVSNIAHSRGRVVKVSAQANTSKAQLSTKKVLQSKNMDHAKAREVLKIAKEKAQKKQSETSTSKNAHSKVHFTRRYQNSSSGSLPPRVRLKPQRYRNEENDSSLKTGLEKIRSGKMAPKPQSRCTSTRAAAQRH
- the PWWP2A gene encoding PWWP domain-containing protein 2A isoform X4; this encodes MAAVAAEAAATAASPGEGGAGEAEPEMEPIPGSEAGTDPLPVTATEASVPDGEADGQQSSPQADEPPLPPPPPPPGELACSPEAAGLELEAEEKLPTRVVEPAAVAPQEGPDLPPCPAPPPEQPPTPEERQEPQLPQPAAPALVPPAGGDSAVSQLIPGSEVRVTLDHIIEDALVVSFRLGEKLFSGVLMDLSKRFGPHGIPVTVFPKREYKDKPEAMQLQSTTFQEGTEVKCEVNGAVPNDPSPVPPPELSLAESLWTSKPPPLFHEGAPYPPPLFIRDTYNQSIPQPPPRKIKRPKRKMYREEPTSIMNAIKLRPRQVLCDKCKNSVVAEKKEIRKGSSASDSSKYEDKKRRNESVTTVNKKLKTDHKVDGKNQNESQKRNAVVKVSNIAHSRGRVVKVSAQANTSKAQLSTKKVLQSKNMDHAKAREVLKIAKEKAQKKQSETSTSKNAHSKVHFTRRYQNSSSGSLPPRVRLKPQRYRNEENDSSLKTGLEKIRSGKMAPKPQSRCTSTRAAGLNKWQLLHQTVTNPAAPLQCLTDHCGFRLGALKLTVKRAAQRH
- the PWWP2A gene encoding PWWP domain-containing protein 2A isoform X9, with the translated sequence MAAVAAEAAATAASPGEGGAGEAEPEMEPIPGSEAGTDPLPVTATEASVPDGEADGQQSSPQADEPPLPPPPPPPGELACSPEAAGLELEAEEKLPTRVVEPAAVAPQEGPDLPPCPAPPPEQPPTPEERQEPQLPQPAAPALVPPAGGDSAVSQLIPGSEVRVTLDHIIEDALVVSFRLGEKLFSGVLMDLSKRDHETYGAIALLLVGKIYSHSGEAVSSGAHINRRIELASLVADLACKFGPHGIPVTVFPKREYKDKPEAMQLQSTTFQEGTEVKCEVNGAVPNDPSPVPPPELSLAESLWTSKPPPLFHEGAPYPPPLFIRDTYNQSIPQPPPRKIKRPKRKMYREEPTSIMNAIKLRPRQVLCDKCKNSVVAEKKEIRKGSSASDSSKYEDKKRRNESVTTVNKKLKTDHKVDGKNQNESQKRNAVVKVSNIAHSRGRVVKVSAQANTSKAQLSTKKVLQSKNMDHAKAREVLKIAKEKAQKKQSETSTSKNAHSKVHFTRRYQNSSSGSLPPRVRLKPQRYRNEENDSSLKTGLEKIRSGKMAPKPQSRCTSTRAAGLNKWQLLHQTVTNPAAPLQCLTDHCGFRLGALKLTVKRAGLTKTLAGCWFHGPVTTVTEQQSIRTE